One genomic window of Solea solea chromosome 12, fSolSol10.1, whole genome shotgun sequence includes the following:
- the atp8b4 gene encoding probable phospholipid-transporting ATPase IM, whose translation MAFWRRNKPVEKERHVKANAQIFNAKFCYADNRIKTSKYSIFTFLPINLFEQLQRVANAYFIVLLILQVIPAISSLSWFTTIVPLVFVLLITAVKDATDDYFRHTSDQQVNNRLSQVLITGSLQNEKWMNIQVGDIIRLENNQFVAADILLLCSSEPNGLCYIETAELDGETNLKVRQALVITSDLGEISKLMDFDGEVICEPPNNKLDTFTGTLYWRDNKYPLDNGKMLLRGCVLRNTEWCFGMVIFAGPQTKLMQNCGRTTFKRTSIDKLMNTLVLWIFAFLICMGVILAIGNTIWESQIGMNFQVFLQGNESHSSAVFSGFLAFWSYVIILNTVVPISLYVSVEVLRLGHSYFINWDQRMFCRQTDTAAQARTTTLNEELGQVEFIFSDKTGTLTQNIMVFRKCSINAKTYGDVYDEFDQKVEITEKTASVDFSFNPLCDRGFKFHDGSLVEAVKLEEPVVQDFFRLLALCHTVMPEEKSEGHLVYQAQSPDEGALVTAARNFGFVLCTRTSETITLCEMGQVVTYQLLAILDFNNVRKRMSVIVRNPKGQIKLYSKGADTVIFERLDSSCHDLMYTTSEHLSEFAGEGLRTLALAYKDLDESYFEVWTKKLLFVSTEIENRDDNLAVLYEEIEQDLKLLGATAIEDKLQEGVPETITCLNLADIKIWVLTGDKLETAMNIGYSCNMLRDDMSEVFVLSGHTLLEVQQQLRSAKEHILGLSRVSSTGDADKSDMDTDDSVFEETIIAEYALVINGHSLAHALEPQLEHILLDLACLCKTVICCRVTPMQKAQVVELVKRHKRAVTLAIGDGANDVSMIKTAHIGVGISGQEGMQAVLASDYSFAQFRYLQRLLLVHGRWSYFRMCNFLCYFFYKNFAFTLVHFWYGFFCGFSAQTVYDQWFITLFNIIYTSLPVLAMGLFDQDVNEQNSLCYPSLYRLGQQNLLFNTRQFFLCTLKGMSTSFLLFFVPCGAFAVMVREDGSHFSDQQAFAVTIATSLVIVVTVQIGLDTHYWTAVNQLFIWGSLIVYFAILFAMQSNGMFGLFPSSFSFVGTARNCLREKSVWLVILLTTVVCVVPGLAVSFLKADLFPTLTDKVRNLQQSRKKQGPEGQNLRRVRRTSSRRSAYAFSHQQGYGELITSGKNMRMSSGSSAHSPETTQHNSTWIENMLKRTNEVSCISDEGTGDSEGNDTTSQTPKQQVTV comes from the exons ATGGCATTCTGGAGGAGAAACAAACCTGTTG AGAAAGAACGCCATGTAAAAGCTAATGCGCAGATCTTCAATGCCAAGTTCTGCTACGCC GACAATCGCATTAAAACCTCAAAGTACAGCATCTTCACCTTCCTGCCCATCAACTTGTTTGAGCAGCTCCAGAGGGTGGCTAACGCTTACTTCATAGTGCTGCTGATCCTGCAG GTAATTCCAGCAATATCCTCTCTGTCCTGGTTCACAACCATCGTGCCTTTGGTGTTTGTGCTCTTGATTACGGCTGTCAAGGACGCCACCGATGACTAC TTCCGACATACAAGCGACCAACAAGTCAACAACCGCCTGTCTCAGGTCCTCATTACGGGAAG TTTGCAGAATGAGAAATGGATGAACATCCAAGTGGGCGACATCATCAGACTGGAGAATAATCAGTTTGTTGCA gcagacatcctcctcctctgcagcagTGAGCCCAATGGACTGTGCTACATTGAGACCGCAGAGCTAGATGG TGAGACAAATCTGAAAGTTCGTCAGGCCTTAGTCATCACCTCAGATTTGGGAGAGATTTCAAAACTGATGGATTTTGATG GAGAAGTCATTTGTGAGCCACCCAACAACAAGCTGGATACATTCACTGGAACATTATACTGGAGAGACAATAAATACCCTCTGGATAACGGGAAAATGCTGCTTCGAGGTTGTGTACTCAGAAACACTGAGTGGTGTTTTGGAATGGTTATTTTTGCTG GGccacaaaccaaactgatgCAGAACTGTGGAAGAACAACTTTCAAAAGAACAAGTATTGACAAACTGATGAACACCTTGGTTTTGTGG ATCTTTGCCTTCCTCATATGTATGGGAGTTATTTTGGCCATTGGAAACACGATCTGGGAAAGTCAGATTGGCATGAACTTCCAGGTGTTTTTGCAGGGGAATGAGAGTCACAGCAGCGCtgttttctctggcttcctcgcCTTCTGGTCCTACGTCATCATCCTCAACACCGTCGTGCCCATCTCTCTCTATGTCAG TGTGGAAGTTCTGCGGCTCGGTCACAGTTACTTCATTAACTGGGACCAGAGGATgttctgcagacagacagacactgcaGCCCAAGCTCGCACCACCACCCTGAACGAGGAGCTCGGCCAGGTGGAGTTCATCTTCTCCGACAAGACCGGCACCCTCACCCAGAACATCATGGTGTTCAGGAAGTGCTCTATCAATGCAAAGACGTATG gtGATGTTTATGATGAATTTGACCAGAAGGTGGAAATCACAGAG AAAACCGCCAGTGTGGACTTTTCCTTCAACCCTCTCTGTGACAGAGGGTTCAAGTTTCACGATGGCAGCCTGGTTGAAGCTGTAAAACTGGAGGAGCCAGTGGTTCAGGATTTCTTCAGACTGCTGGCTCTGTGCCACACTGTGATGCCAGAGGAGAAGAGTGAAG GGCATCTGGTGTACCAGGCCCAGTCACCTGACGAGGGAGCGCTGGTCACCGCAGCAAGAAACTTTGGCTTTGTCCTCTGCACCAGGACTTCTGAGACCATCACGCTGTGTGAGATGGGACAAGTAGTCACCTACCAGCTGCTGGCCATACTGGACTTCAACAACGTGCGCAAGAGAATGAGTGTCATTG TAAGAAACCCAAAAGGACAAATTAAACTTTACTCCAAAGGAGCCGACACTGTTATCTTTGAGCGCCTGGATTCATCCTGTCATGACCTCATGTACACGACCTCAGAGCATCTCAGT GAATTTGCTGGAGAAGGGCTTCGAACTTTAGCCTTGGCCTACAAAGACCTTGATGAAAGTTATTTTGAAGTCTGGACGAAGAAGCTTCTGTTTGTCAGCACTGAGATCGAGAACCGTGATGATAATCTGGCAGTTCTCTATGAGGAGATTGAACAAGACTTGAAG CTTCTCGGAGCTACAGCCATCGAGGACAAACTACAAGAAGGAGTCCCAGAAACAATCACCTGTCTGAATCTAGCTGACATCAAGATCTGGGTCCTCACGGGTGACAAACTTG AGACTGCGATGAACATCGGCTATTCCTGCAACATGCTGCGAGACGACATGAGCGAGGTGTTTGTCCTGTCGGGCCACACACTGCtggaggtgcagcagcagctcag AAGCGCCAAGGAGCACATTCTGGGCCTGAGTCGAGTTAGCAGCACAGGAGACGCTGACAAGTCAGATATGGACACAGATGATTCTGTGTTTGAAGAAACAATCATTGCAGAGTACGCCTTAGTCATCAATGGACACAGTTTG GCTCACGCCCTGGAGCCACAGTTGGAGCACATTTTGTTGGACTTGGCctgtttgtgtaaaacagtCATCTGCTGCCGAGTCACACCGATGCAGAAGGCTCAGGTTGTGGAGCTGGTGAAGAGGCACAAGAGGGCCGTCACCCTGGCCATAGGAGATGGAGCCAATGACGTCAGCATGATCAAGA CTGCTCACATAGGTGTCGGCATCAGTGGTCAGGAGGGGATGCAGGCCGTCCTGGCCTCAGATTATTCCTTTGCTCAGTTTCGGTACCTTCAGCGCCTCCTGCTGGTGCATGGACGCTGGTCCTACTTCCGCATGTGTAACTTCCTGTGCTACTTCTTCTACAAGAACTTTGCCTTCACACTGGTACACTTCTGGTATGGCTTCTTCTGTGGTTTCTCAGCTCAG ACGGTGTATGACCAGTGGTTCATAACCCTCTTCAATATAATCTATACATCTTTGCCAGTCCTGGCTATGGGACTTTTTGATCAG GATGTGAATGAACAGAACAGCCTCTGCTACCCGAGCCTGTACAGACTCGGCCAACAAAACCTTCTCTTCAACACGCGGCAGTTTTTCCTGTGCACACTGAAGGGGATGAGCACATCATTCCTGCTCTTCTTTGTTCCCTGTGGAGCATTCGCCGTCATGGTGAGAGAGGACGGCTCCCACTTTTCTGACCAACAAGCTTTTGCTGTTACCATAGCGACATCCTTGgttattgttgttactgttcAG aTTGGACTTGACACACACTACTGGACAGCTGTCAATCAGCTCTTCATATGGGGGAGTCTCATCGTGTACTTTGCCATTTTATTTGCAATGCAAAGCAATGGCATGTTTGGCCTTTTCCCAAGCAGTTTCTCTTTCGTAG gCACGGCCCGCAACTGTCTACGAGAGAAGAGTGTGTGGCTGGTCATTCTGCTCACCACCGTGGTGTGTGTTGTGCCTGGCTTAGCTGTCAGCTTCCTGAAAGCAGACCTCTTCCCAACTCTAACAGACAAG GTTCGTAACCTACAGCAGTCAAGAAAGAAGCAGGGGCCTGAGGGGCAGAACCTGAGGCGAGTACGCAGGACGAGCTCCCGTCGTTCAGCCTATGCCTTCTCCCACCAACAGGGTTACGGAGAGCTGATAACCTCAGGCAAAAACATGAGGATGAGCTCAGGGtcctctgctcactctcctgaaacgacacaacacaactccACCTGGATAGAAAACATGTTAAAGAGGACGAATGAGGTCTCTTGCATCTCTGATGAAGGCACAGGAGATTCAGAGGGCAACGACACAACGTCACAGACTCCAAAGCAACAAGTCACAGTCTGA
- the galk2 gene encoding N-acetylgalactosamine kinase: MAMTNPPKIKTAIAADERLNNLKSTFEAKYGESPLFYARAPGRVNLIGEHIDYCGYSVLPMAIEQSILVAVTVNTSGTIQLANTTPQYKDFTVSCSEDIAIDKDNPKWHYYFLCGVKGIQEKFGIARLSGMLCVVDGTIPPSSGLSSSSALVCCAGLATMEANQKSLSKVALAEICAKCERYIGTEGGGMDQSISFLAEKGTAKLIEFQPLRATDVKLPDGAMFVISNCCVEMNKAASSHFNIRVVECRIATKMLAQVKGLDPSSVMKLAEVQKALNTSLEEMLALVDQVLHPEPYSREEICKVLCVTSEQFSTELLSANTQHVTHFKLHQRAKHVYGEAARVLQFKTVCDSKPAESIQLLGELMNQSHASCRDLYECSCPELDQLVDICLKSGAVGSRLTGAGWGGCAVSMVPSEKVESFLQAVRAAYYLPDARRAAMEKQSLFVSKPGGGAAIFLEE; this comes from the exons ATGGCAATGACAAATCCCCCCAAGATAAAGACTGCGATTGCTGCAGATGAGAG GCTGAACAACTTGAAAAGTACCTTTGAAGCAAAGTATGGAGAATCTCCTCTCTTCTATGCACGCGCTCCAGGAAGAGTGAATCTGATAG GAGAGCACATTGATTACTGTGGCTATTCTGTGCTTCCAATGGCTATTGAGCAAAGTATCCTGGTCGCTGTGACGGTCAACACTTCAGGCACGATCCAGCTCGCCAACACTACTCCTCAATACAA GGACTTCACTGTGTCGTGTTCAGAGGACATCGCCATCGACAAAGACAATCCAAAGTggcattattattttctctgtggCGTTAAAGGAATTCAG GAGAAGTTTGGAATCGCTCGTCTATCGGggatgttgtgtgttgttgatggAACTATACCTCCGAGCTCTGGTCTGTCTAGTTCTAGCGCTTTAGTTTGTTGTGCTGGCCTTGCAACGATGGAGGCAAATCAGAAATCCCTATCCAAG GTGGCGCTCGCAGAGATATGTGCCAAATGTGAGCGCTACATTGGAACAGAGGGAGGTGGCATGGACCAGTCCATCTCTTTCCTGGCTGAGAAAGGAACT GCAAAGCTGATAGAGTTCCAGCCTCTGCGAGCCACTGATGTCAAACTCCCAGATGGGGCCATGTTTGTGATTTCCAACTGCTGTGTGGAAATGAACAAAGCTGCTTCTTCTCACTTTAATATCCGTGTGGTGGAGTGTCGAATTGCCACAAAG ATGCTGGCCCAGGTGAAGGGCCTGGACCCGAGCAGTGTGATGAAGCTGGCTGAGGTTCAGAAGGCACTGAACACCTCCCTGGAGGAGATGCTGGCTCTGGTGGACCAAGTGTTACATCCTGAGCCGTACAGTCGGGAAGAGATCTGCAAAGTGCTGTGCGTCACCTCAGAGCAGTTCTCCACTGAACTCCTGAGCGCCAACACTCAGCATG TAACTCACTTTAAGCTTCACCAGCGAGCCAAGCACGTGTACGGTGAAGCTGCGCGAGTGCTGCAGTTTAAGACCGTGTGCGACTCTAAACCTGCCGAGTCCATACAGCTACTGGGAGAGCTGATGAACCAGAGCCATGCAAGCTGCAGAGACCTGTATGAGTGCAGCTGTCCTGAACTGGACCAGCTGGTGGACATCTGCCT GAAGTCAGGGGCTGTGGGCTCCCGGCTGACAGGAGCAGGTTGGGGCGGCTGTGCTGTCTCCATGGTTCCCAGTGAGAAGGTGGAATCTTTCTTGCAGGCAGTTAGAGCGGCGTATTACCTCCCTGATGCACGCAGAGCAGCCATGGAAAAACAGAGTTTGTTTGTATCAAAGCCGGGTGGAGGAGCCGCAATTTTCCTTGAGGAGTGA
- the LOC131470325 gene encoding sulfide:quinone oxidoreductase, mitochondrial-like, producing the protein MAAFGRLKQCLPTGSTICSLHTSSRVTAKQHYKMLVLGGGTGGITMSARMKRLMGAENVAVVEPSEVHYYQPIWTLVGAGAKNLAPSGRPTANIMPSGVKWVKSKVQEINPDSNTVRTEDGSEITYEYLIVALGLQLHFEKIKGLPEGFEHPNIGSNYSVETVEKTWKALQNFKGGNAVFTYPNTLIKCGGAPQKIMYLTDAFLRKTGKRANANIIYYTSLPVIFAVKKYADSLWEIVKQRDIQVNLRHHLIEVRADKQEAVFENLDNPEDTKTIEYGMLHVTPPMGPNMVIKGGPLADEVGWLDVDKDTLQHKSFPNVFGIGDCTNLPTAKTGAAVAAQSAVLHRTISKILKKEKPDTKYDGYTSCPFVTSYNTVMLAEYDYDLQPVETFPINQAKERRLMYYMKADVMPHLYWHGLLRGLWGGPGPARKLLHLGMK; encoded by the exons ATGGCTGCATTTGGCCGTCTGAAGCAGTGCCTTCCCACAGGCAGCACCATATGTAGTCTTCACACCAGCAGCCGCGTTACTGCTAAACAGCACTACAAGATGCTCGTGCTCGGAGGAGGAACTGGGGGCATTACCATGAGTGCTCGAATGAAGAGACTGATGGGAGCTGAGAACGTCGCTGTTGTGGAGCCCAGTGAG GTGCACTACTATCAACCAATATGGACACTAGTAGGTGCTGGTGCAAAAAACTTAGCACCATCTGGGCGACCCACCGCGAACATCATGCCCTCTGGAGTGAAGTGGGTGAAATCCAAAGTTCAGGAAATAAACCCAGACTCAAATACTGTTCGCACAGAGGATGGAAGTGAG ATCACATATGAGTATTTGATTGTGGCTCTCGGACTACAACTCCATTTTGAGAAG ATCAAAGGACTACCAGAGGGGTTTGAACATCCAAATATAGGGTCAAACTACTCGGTCGAGACagtggagaaaacatggaaaGCACTGCAGAACTTCAAAGGGGGCAATGCTGTGTTCACTTACCCAAACACTCTTATCAAATGTGGTGGAGCTCCACAGAAGATCATGTACCTGACAGATGCCTTTCTCAGAAAG ACAGGAAAAAGGGCAAATGCAAATATAATATACTACACATCACTACCTGTGATCTTTGCAGTCAAGAAATATGCTGACTCACTGTGGGAAATTGTTAAACAACGTGACATACAAGTGAACCTGAGGCACCATCTGATAGAGGTGCGAGCGGACAAACAAGAAGCTGTGTTTGAAAACCTTGACAATCCAGAGGATACCAAAACAATTGAG tATGGAATGCTTCATGTCACACCACCAATGGGACCCAACATGGTGATTAAAGGAGGTCCACTGGCTGATGAGGTTGGCTGGTTGGATGTCGATAAAGATACTCTCCAACATAAGAGCTTTCCAAATGTGTTTGGGATTGGAGACTGTACCAACTTGCCCACAGCTAAAACTGGTGCTGCTGTTG CTGCACAGAGTGCTGTCTTGCACAGAACCATCAGCAAAATACTGAAAAAGGAGAAACCAGACACTAAG TATGATGGCTACACGTCCTGTCCATTTGTTACAAGCTACAACACAGTAATGTTGGCCGAGTATGATTATGATCTACAACCAGTGGAAACATTCCCCATCAACCAAGCCAAAGAAAGAAGACTGATGTACTACATGAAAGCTGATGTGATGCCTCATCTCTATTGGCATGGACTTCTACG GGGCCTGTGGGGTGGACCAGGACCAGCCAGGAAACTCTTACATCTTGGGATGAAATGA